Within Triticum dicoccoides isolate Atlit2015 ecotype Zavitan chromosome 1B, WEW_v2.0, whole genome shotgun sequence, the genomic segment TTTCTGTAGCCGTTTTTTTACCTTTTGTCTTCAGCACTTTATATTTTTTGTTGAAATATATTTAACAGAGTTAATAATTGCAGAAAATCGGTAACACCGGACTCAGTTATGATTAAGAGGCATCTGTGTGTGATTCTCCCTGCAGGTATTATTTATCGGTACCTCAATTTTTTTCCCTACTATATTTGTATGTATCTCATGCTATTACTGATGCTTTTAGCCTTCTACATTTTGGGGGCTTCTTCTTATATATTGTCTGAAGCACATGATGGTGGCTTCTTGCCACAAAAGGGTCACATGAAGAAACACACAATGCAGCAGTGGATTTAATAGTTCAAGACCATATGAAACTGACATGTCCTATGAACTGTGCTTGGAAAGCAAGGCGCGAAACCAGCAGTTCTTTTCGAATGGCAAAAGACCTTCATCTGTTGTTGGACTTCCTAGAAAACACATCCGCACAGCCACCAGACAACGAGTTGTAAAGCCCATTACCTGCTCGTGTTGGTGGAACTCCCCAAGTCACATGTAAAACAGATGTTTCAAGTCGCGACACAAACTCcgtatattctccatttttttctttttggtgtgcAACTGGATATCGTATGACAACGTGAGTAGCTGAAGTTTGTCTCTTTTGTAGGTTGAGCTGCCATGCATAATTCTAAACTTGCAAGCATCATAGGTTCATATATAGTGTATTGGTTCACCAACGCATGCTGCAGATGATTTTATTTTTTTGTGACGCTTTACTGAAATGTTATATGCTTTTGGCAGTTGATGATGCCAGCCAGGGTTGTCATGCAAACGGGATGCCACTGTGAAATCCGGACCCGAGGTGAGGAGAAAGGAGGCAGGAAAGTTAAATAAATTGATAGGGGCCGGTGACAATGGTGGACAGAGCAAGCACCGGAGCAGGAGCACAATATAGGGATTGAGCATGAatggatgatgaggaggaggagatttACAAGCAAAGAAGATGAGGAGTTGGTGGGCACCGGCACGGCGGAGATAAGTCAGGTGACAAATGTTGGAGTGAAGATGATGAtcagctgagagagagagagagagagagagagagagagagagagcgagagagagagagagagagagagagagacgcagcaTTTCATTTCGTTCTATCGACCACTCACTGTGGTTCCCAAACTGGCAACCTGACTGAATCGAACGTAGTATTGGGTTCTGCTTGACAGCTTTGTTACGCCAACTACCGCGCTTACAGGCGTGTTTGTGTCAGACACGAGGTGTTCTGACGAacaacattcaaaaattagcacttTCTTATTACTTTCAGAGGAAGGATTCGATAGCTGGAGCTGGTTCCAAGAGGAACTGAGCCAACCAGGAACACcggcggcgaaagggggaaaccctaataaTCCAGAATGATCTACAAGTCTCTAGGACCCTGCCTTGTATAGCCTTACAAGTTACAACTGAGAAGAAAAAAAGATAAAAGGAAAACAAAGTGGGTGAGCCTTTTGCCGGAAGAAGAACAGCGGCGTCCCGAGATCAACGATGATTACTCCATCATAACTGGAGACTTGGCGCGCTTACTTGCTGGTTCAAACTTAACTGAATTTTTCGACAGAGTGTTGAATTCTTCAGGTAGATGCAGTATGGACCAAGGAGCAGGTGGCCGGGTctaacttttattttattttatttcaggCCATGCCAGCGCTCCATCTCGGCTGCTGCTCGCTATTCTCTCAGACTCAGCCCATCCATGTTGCCTACATGCTGATCCGGCCTAACAGACCCTAAGGCTTCGTTCGGTGTGCAGGCATAAAAAACATAGGAAAAACAAACTGCATAGGAATTGGACCGAGTGAACAGTGGAGAACTGTGGAAAGATGAAACAAGGGAAAGGAGCTAGGGCTTGCGTTCGGGTGGCTCACAAAAACACAGAACGACTACAGTCATGAGCAGTGGCTATCCCAATATTTTACTGGAGTACTACTTCATTGCTTGAATACTTTATTCTGCCACACAGGTGCAACTCCTCGGTTTGCCTCGGGACTCCGCCCAAAAATGTGCTCCGGGTGGATTTGCACAATCCTGTGAAATCTGGATGCCTAGGGATACTTTCCTCTGGAATGTTTTGTATTCTTCCTTTGAACCGAACAGCTAATAGGAAAGAGAACCTGTACAAGCTGATTTTCCTTTGGAATGGCCGCAAATCCCGTGAACCGAACGGGGCCTAAAACTCTTCAAGCCTATGCAGCAGATCTGAACCTGCAAAGCATACACATTGCTTCGGATTGTGAAGGGGGTGATCAAGGACATAAAGCATGATTCTGCTGGACTACATGGCGCTATCATACGGGAGATGCTTTTATTTCTTGTAGTTTTAGCCATGAGCGTAGGGTGTTTAATTTCGAACCTCGTAATCTCGTCAAATTTGGTTGCGGTCTTGGGCCTGGCCGGCGTATTTGGCTGCCTGGGGTACCCCATGATCAAAACCTTGTTCTTATGAACATTGTTGTGAATCAATAGAATGGACGAGATTTCTCAAAAACAAAATATACACATGCTGACACATGTTCCGACGTCCCTGGCGGACGGAAGAGAGACCATGGTAGAGAAGCCCCCGTCCCCCGCGTCGCTCCTCCAGGGGCGACACGGGCGGAAGCCCCAaatcgccgccgccgacctcccctCCTCTCCGCCCTCCCTCCTCGCCACCGTCGGAGGACATGGCCGGGCGAAGCCCGTCGCATGGACGGCGGTGGCGGGCTTCCCCATCTCGCGTCGGCGCGGGTGGCCCCCTGTGTGGGCGTGGCGGCCATTCTTGTGACGGCCACGGTGGCTGGTCTTGGCGCGTCGACTGGCGCCGTCCGGCGCGGATCCGGGGCTTCTCGGCCCGGATCTGGCGTCTGATGCGCCTTCGGCCGCGGGGGAGTTGGTGTTGGCAATGTTGCGCGTGGGTCCGTGTTGCTGCGCACGCGGCGGTCCAGCTCGGCGGGCTTTCAAGCTGCTGCGCGCGAGGGGTTGCCGGTGCTTGTTGCTGTGGGGCGCGGGTGGTGGTGCCGGGCTCGGCCTGGGCAGGGCCTTGCGGCGTGTCTGCGGCGGGCCGGCGGCTGGAGTaccccgacgacctcgccggcgacCTCCAGCGGGATGGCGCTCGTGCGGCTGTTTGGCGGGCCGTCCCATTTTGTCCTGTTGGTGGCTGCATCGGGCGGATCTGTAGCTGGAGCTCGTGTGGCAGCTTCGGGTGGATCTGGTGGTGCCAGCTCGTGGTGGCATCTTCGTGCGGCTGGATCCGGAGCTTCGGGGTGGCAGCCCGTGCTCGTTGCCTGGTGATTCTGGTCTGGTCGTGTGCGTCGCACCGGCTGAGGCTCTTCGTGGGAGGTGCTGCAACTGCAACGTTCGATCCCCCCACCTTCAGTCTGCACTACGGGTGCTTCGGATCTGGCCTCCGGCAGAAGTGCGGTGGTGCGCGTTGGGCGTGTCAGCGTGCCTGTTGTATGGCTGCAGCCCGGAACCATGGTGGTTCTTGGCCTCGGGCAGCACCTCTCTGCTCCTTCCGGCATGGTGCTTGGTGGGGCACGGTGGCTCGCGTTGTGTCCGGTGGCTCTGCGTCCGGCCGGCCATTGGTGGATCTGGCGTCTAGTGTTGATTTTGGCCGTCGGTGGTCTTCGCGAGGTGCGGCTGGCTGAGGCGGTTCGTCGTGCTTCTTCATCGTTGGAGGATTCGACGGCAGTGGTGGTCAGTTGCCATCTTGCTGTAGGGATGTGCTCAAACTCCGGGTGAGAACCCTGCATCGGCTCTGCTGATGCCGGCGACAGCGACGTCTACGGACATCGTTTTCCTCGTAGGAGGTGCCGTCGTGGAGCTACAGCACCTACAGTTTTTTGTTTGTGCTCTCCGGGTAAAAACCCAAGATCGGGCTTGTTGGATCGGATGACGGTGTTGTGTGCTCGACAACACTACCTTCTTGGAGGCGTTGTCTTGGAGACCCAAACAACGACTTCTGTTGCTATGTGTGGCTGTGGGTGGTGTGTTCTTCTTCAAGTGCTTCTCTTCGGCTGGCCTACGTGTGGTCTTCGGCCTGCTTCTATGCATGCTCATGACCCTGTTCTGTTGAGGCCAGCCTCGGGCTTTTGGTTTTGTCTTGGTTCATCTTTGCTCAATGACGATGCAATGACGCCTCCCCGACTTGCTAATCGTCTTGAACTTTCATGGCAGAGCGCTCAGTCAAGGTTCGTGTTAAGTTTTGGCACAAGATTCGTGTTAAGCTTTGGCACTCGTTGATTATGGATACTCCTCTGTTGTGCTGTGGGGTTTGATACGCATGCCGGTGCGGTGCGTTAGGCTGTTTGTAGAGTCTTGGTATTGTGATCCCTCGACACACCCCTAATCTACCTGATCCTGTTAGTATGCTAGTTAGGTCTTGCCTTATGTTGGGCGTCCTGTTCCTCTCCTTTTCTTGTAACACTTGTTACTTGTCAGATTTTCGGCTTGGTTTTCCTCGTAAATGGGGTCAATTTGTTAAGGTTTTCGATCCGGTTTTCTTTATAAACTGAATCACTCTTCTGGCATTATGGTCACtttgagcaatatattcaggtggAGGGACTTCTTCCCCGGTGATtctaaaaaaaaaagagagagagaccaTGGTGCTTCATTTTGCTGGGCGGTCGCACATTTTCAAGAGATAGAACCAAAGAGTCTTATTTATCTGCTCTGCTGGATCGATCGATCGGCAACCATGATCATCGACCGACTTGGAATCAAGCATGTCCAGCCCAGGTAGGTAGCAATAGAGACCCTACCTATGTCATAATGTCAACATCTAGTTCTCCATTTTCCAAAATAAATAAACAGATTTCCGTAAAAGCTCCACGACAATACCCTCAAAAGGGAGAAAGCACCGTCACGGTTGAGTTCACAATGGATAAATCTTCTCtatacgttttttaccacaatggaTAAATCTTCTCTATTCGTTTTTTAAATCCTGGGAGGTAGAGAAATGTAGATTTGTGATAAAAGCTTGTATTCAACTTGTGCTTATACCAATTTCACTACTGTAGAGGCTCAACTTGGTCAAATTTTTTGTAACACATTAAGCTTATATATGTGTATTTTTGCAACTCATTATTAAGCTTATATGTCAGGTCAACCAATACAAGCTCTCACTTGTCTTTTCGTGGATCCTGTTTCAGTTTTGATACCATAACACTTTAAGCTTATACTATGAAGCAGCTAACCCAACAAGGAATGAAGAATGAAAACAAATATACTTGACACTACTGTTAAGGCTAGTCTTATTATTGTACaacttagtactccctccgattcatattaattgtcgctgacaGCAAGTTTTTTTCTTAGACAAAACAACGCACTCACGCTGCAAAGCTACTGCTGTATGCACTGATTAACCGTCAACAATGAACCTGTGTATTTTGAGAtgatactccctccaatccatactAATTGTTGCCTGTCAACTCGGGAAGCAAACCCCAACATTTGACGACATACCCTTGCTGATTTTGTCTCTAATCAACAGCATCTCCGTCAACGTCCACCCACTTGGAAGCCTGCGCTTGCATTTCTCACACCCTGGATTCTTATACAGGTTTACAGCCACCAGGTTCACCGCTGCCTCCATGATGTTTCTGGCATACCTCACAAATTTGTCTTCTGCCCGAAACCCATAGATACAGAGCTCAGCCAGGCTGTGGTGATTGAAATCTAGGGCAGATGGTTCCCACTCCAGTCCTTTGTCCTTCTCCTCGCTAAACTCATGCAAGTACCTCCGCTTCCCCTTTGTCATTTCACATAAATGATCCCGCACCTGCATTCAATCAGGTCAAAAACTCCTAACTGGTCATGGAAAGTTTGAACTTCGAAAAAGAGAATTCGATTTATATATTCAACATGTGCTGGAATAAAAAGATGAGAGATGAAGAACCGGTACAAGAGTTTATTTACCGTAATGCATAGTTCCTTAAGGGTGGGTGCGCCTTGGAGTATGAACATCGTCCAATTCAGATCGCATTCTTCGGAAATGTTGAACAAATTCACAAAACTTAGTTTGCGGAACACCGGTAACAAATGCTTTCGGCCTTCTGGTTTGACCCAAATCTGCAAAAGAGGGGGATAATGCAGAATTATGTTAGCCAAAAACAATGACTACAACATCTCCATGACACACATCATTCTGATAACATTAGTTGCAGACCTTCACTAACCTTTTCACATCTGAAGTTCAAATGCAGGTTGCTTATGGCTGTTTTACCAAGCAACTCACTTAGCTTGAGCATCTTGTGCCAAGAAAGACCAACATTAGTGATGCTCACAGTCTGGAGCTGTGGGACATAGCCCAAACAGAAAGGGTCATCTCGAGATAAAAACCCATTAAATTTCAGTACTGTGAGCTTTGGTACCCACTTGAGATCAACCCTCTCAAGACTGCTATCCGAAATCACTAGTTCACGGAGTTGCAGGTGTTCCACTTCCAGCAAAGACAGATCCCCCGTGTCACACCGCCAGAGGCGCAAGAACTCTAGTTGCTTGCATATACTGAAAATTTTGGGGAAGTCTGATTCACCTAACCTCAAATTCTCTAGCCAGAGGCGTGCAAGACCACCAAATGCGTTTGGACATGAATCAAAGAATACCATGAACCGCTTCCCATAATTGAGCAGGTCATCAACGTAACAATTGGTACGCACTTCGGTTAAGATTACGAACTCAACCGAAGCAACTTTTTGTGTTGCTATGGTGTTGGCAACAGTCTGGCCAATGAAGATGGAGTCATCTCCCAGATAGAATTGCATGGACATTAGGTGAATGGTGTGTAGACTTCCGGTCCTGCATTCTAGTATGCTCCTGGTTGCTTCCCGAACGGTGGTGTTGGCCCGAACTATATCATGTGAGGTTAATTTTCTCCTTGCGTCCTTGGGCTCAAAAGAACCGACTGTTATGATAATTTTTGAGAGCATAGCAGGGATCTGCTTCCAACGTCTCGAGAGGATGGTGGTTCGTGCAACGTCAGTGATATCAAGTCGCTCGACAATGTTGAGCAAAACATCATCGGGCAACTTGCTGAGCCTATCAACTTCATTGTCCTACATTTTATTTGGAAACAAATCAGAGTCGATTACTTACCGAGACAGGTGCAATTTTAATATTTTCCACAGACAAAAATTAAAATATATACTTTCCCACAGAAAGACACAATTTTGATTACTTTCCCACAGAAACACACAATTTTGATAGTACAGTCCTTTGTAATTACCCACAAAAGGATGTAATTACCCACAGTGTTGGAAAATTTCATACTTTCCAAGAGACTGACGCAATTTTGACATTTCGCAAACAGAAAAGTTAAATTTTGACCATGAATTCTGATTATGGTTCCTACTTTTTGTTGTTCTTGAATTTTTTTTCTGCGGTGAAGTTGTAAGAGGATCTACAACAAGGGGAAAGGAACAGGAGGACGGACTCACCGTCATGTCGAGGGAGGATGTGCCGAGGCCGATCTGGTAGCCGGTCGTTGGGAAGAGAGAGTTGCTCGTCTCCTCTTAAAATTGGCGGGTACCGTGGTTACCGCCAGGCCAGATTTATATATAGCTGCTAGGTTGCCGCCACCAATGGAAACCCGGAGACTGAATTCGAAAGAGGGCCTGTTTCTGATTGTAATCCGGAAAGGATTGCCGTCTGCGGCTCGGAGTGGAGCCGCTTGATTGCTTCGATTGCCGGTCGCTGCTCGGaaaggagctgctgctgctgctgctgctgcttggattGGGGGCTGCAGCTCCCAAAGGGGGAGCTGCTTATTTGGTCGCCTCTGCTCAAGCACCGGGGGATCCTCATTCGAGGCatccgacggcgacggcgacggcgacggcgagatgGTGGAGATCGGCGCACGGCAGGCGGCGGCGCATAACTGACTCCTGATCCCCTTTTGCTCTCTTGGTGGAAGGAAACCCTAGGGGCGGGCGGACTGGTAGGGTTATATACCGAGGCCTGCGATGGAGGAATGATGGCACCCATGGGCTAAAGGCCCAACGTGCAATTGCAGTCATTGTTGTTCAGTCCTCGAGGTCCAGCTTTTGTAGTATTTCTAAAAAAAATGTAGTATTTCTAGAAAAAAGCTTGTAGTATTTCTCTACTCTCTGCTACTTCCAAAAAAAAGCGTTCCTTTTCATATTTTTTATGGTAGTACATGTCAAATTAATATAAAATGATCAAAGTATAAACCACACAAAGACATCGACCTGACAAGACTAGTAAAAAGACATCTAAAAGCTAGCCTTTGCACAAAGGACCGTCAAGAAAAACAACTTATGGTATAACACGCGGGAGACACATCCCTAAGTCAACTTTGCAAAAAAAAACTCGGGGGCTCCCGCGATCGCCCAGGCGATCTGGCGGCGACGGAGATCCAGAGTGAGTGAGCGAATGGCGGCCTCGGCGCCGGCGGTCCCGCCGGAAAAAGGGGGACCCCTTCCTGGAGCTGGCCTCGTCGGGGGTCTCTTCAGCGGGCAGGAATGGAAGGAGTTTCGGACGAGATCAAGGCGTATTTTCAGGCGGGCAAAGAATCGGGAGCGGTGCCTGCAGCATTCAAGAGAAAGAGCGATGGATTTGATCCGTAATTTGGCAGGTGAGATCCCCTCCGTTCCATATGGGGAAGATCCGATCGGGACCAATTGCGCCATGACATCCGCGGATTTAGCGGATTGTGTTCTGGGGGAAAATATGGGGATAGCGCAGGATGTGTATTTGTTCCCTAATCAATTGGTAAACCCTTCTTCTGGATTGAATGGTAGAGAGAGGAATCAGTGGGGAGCGACTATGTCAGCGATTTTACCTTTGGAAACACTGGATTTTAATTACTGTGAAGGCAATAGAGAAAATTACGCTGCTATTACTTGGAAACGGCGTATTTATGGTGTTTCAATTTCCTTTTTTATTAAGATTATCAATTACGCCCGGGTGGCAGAGGATTGTTCTATAGATTTAGCAGGTTATCCTTTCCTTCCGGTTGTCAGTACGAGAGGTCAGCGGGATTTGAAGGAGGAGCCGATCTTGTTCCCAGATCCTTCCATTCGTGGATCATCTGGGGAAGAGAGAGTTGTTTGTGTTGTAGTTATTAGGAAACTGCCCTTTTATGGCATTTTAATCATGGTTAATTGCATCAAATTTATTTTCGAGGCTGTATGGAAGGGGACCCTGGCTTGCTATATTTGTGGGCACGGGAGAGGTTGTTTCTCTTCAGGTTCCTCACCATTGCAGAATCGCTTGTTTTCTGCTCCTTCCATTCCTTGTGGCAGCCTAGTGAAGTGTTCCATGGCGGGTCAGGGAGAGAATGTGAGTAGGGCGGTGGGGAAGAAACATGTGAGTGGAGTGGGTTCCAATGGACGCCATGGAGGGAGGGGGCTCTTCGCCGGCCATTGTCCAAGCTGGTTCCTCTCTTCGCCGGCCTCTTGTCATTGACATGGAGGCTGCTCGCAAGGCCGTCAGCGGGCTGCTGGTGGTGGGGCGCCTCCTGTCCCCTTTCCAGGTCAACCCGAGGGTCATACTCGACGACCTCCGGAGCACGGCTTGGAAGAACCAGGGTGTGGTCACCATCCAGGAGGTGGCCAGCGAAGACGGGAGATTCATCCTCAAATTTTCCACTGAGAGTGACCGTCGGTTTGTGCTTAAGGCGCAGCCATGGCACTTCAAGCGGGACGGCCTCATTTTCGCCGAGTTCGACGGCAAGGGCGACCCGGCGGAGGTCGACCTTGGCGTCATGACCATTTGGGTCCAGGTACGCGATCTCCTGTACGAGTTTAAGACGGAGAGTGTAGGGAGGTCCCTCGAGGATCAACTGGGAGAGGTGCTGGAGGTATCGCACCGGAACCATGTAATTGTTGAGAAATACCTGCGTGTGCATGTGAAGATATTATTGCATGAGCCTCTGAAATGCTCTGTAGAGATTACCCCTTTAGGTAGTTCAAAGATCTTCAAATATGATGTAAAGTATGAGAAACTACCTTTGTACTGTGAGTGTTGTGGGATAGTGGGTCATACATCAGAGAGGTTTTGTAAAAATCCAAGAGAGGAGAGAGTAGTTTGTTTTCCAAGAAACCTTAGTGTTGAGCCCTACTGGAAGAGCCAAGGTGCTAACAGGAGGGATCTCCTCTTCGGGAACTACGTTCACGGCGGCAACAACTCGACTACAAGCATCGTCAACAACAACATCGCCAAGGCCACGGACGTCGTCAAGGTGGCCACTGCCGTGAGTGGTCTCACAGTCTCCGATAAGGGAGTCGTTTTTTCCGTCAAGACGACCACCGGCCAGGAGGGTCGGGCTAAGAGGGTCGTATTGCCTACTCCGGCTGGGGCGTGGGACCAGGCGAGCGCGCCGGCTGCGCTTGCCGGACGGAGCCATGAAGTACGGGGCCAAGTGCCCTTGCAGGACATGCGCCAGGATGGGGAGCATCTCCAGCAACACATGCAGCCCACTGCTGCTCCGGACCAGACTATCCTGGCGGGTCAGGGGGCCCTGTGTACTATGGCGATGGTGGCGCCCAACCAAACCACAGAGCAGGGCCATCTCCTATTCCAGCCGGGAATGCTTGAGGCACTAACCAGTGTTGTGGCTGCTAAATTCACTGCAGTAAATGCCAAGGGAGATTTTGGGGAGCCTGGCTCATCTTTTATTTTCAATGCCACTAAATCTGCTACGCAGGGACACAAGAAGGTGAAAGGGAAAAAGGCTAGAAAGGAAGGAGGTGTTGATCGTTCGGTGgaagtgaaagatcgtggatgtcgcctagagggggggtgaataggcgttttaaaacaattacggtagaggcttgaacaaatgcggaataaaccaagcggttaatttgtcaagcacaaaacctacaacaactaggctcacctatgtgcaccaacaacttatgctaagcaagataagcaactatgtgatagcaagatatatgacaaagaacaatatggctatcacaaagtaaagtgcataagtaaaggggctcgggtaagagataaccgaggcacgcggagacgacgatgtatcctgaagttcacacccttgcggatgctaatctccgtttggagcggtgtggaggcacaatgctccccaagaagccactagggccaccgtaatctcctcacgccctcgcgcaatgcaagatgtcgtgattccactaagggacccttgagggcggtcaccgaacccgtacaaatggcgacccttgggggcggtcaccgaacccgtacactttggcaacccttgggg encodes:
- the LOC119323039 gene encoding uncharacterized protein LOC119323039 — protein: MAGRSPSHGRRWRASPSRVGAGGPLCGRGGHSCDGHGGWSWRVDWRRPARIRGFSARIWRLMRLRPRGSWCWQCCAWVRVAAHAAVQLGGLSSCCARGVAGACCCGARVVVPGSAWAGPCGVSAAGRRLEYPDDLAGDLQRDGARAAVWRAVPFCPVGGCIGRICSWSSCGSFGWIWWCQLVVASSCGWIRSFGVAARARCLVILVWSCASHRLRLFVGGAATATFDPPTFSLHYGCFGSGLRQKCGGARWACQRACCMAAARNHGGSWPRAAPLCSFRHGAWWGTVARVVSGGSASGRPLVDLASSVDFGRRWSSRGAAG
- the LOC119323033 gene encoding F-box/FBD/LRR-repeat protein At3g52680-like translates to MTDNEVDRLSKLPDDVLLNIVERLDITDVARTTILSRRWKQIPAMLSKIIITVGSFEPKDARRKLTSHDIVRANTTVREATRSILECRTGSLHTIHLMSMQFYLGDDSIFIGQTVANTIATQKVASVEFVILTEVRTNCYVDDLLNYGKRFMVFFDSCPNAFGGLARLWLENLRLGESDFPKIFSICKQLEFLRLWRCDTGDLSLLEVEHLQLRELVISDSSLERVDLKWVPKLTVLKFNGFLSRDDPFCLGYVPQLQTVSITNVGLSWHKMLKLSELLGKTAISNLHLNFRCEKIWVKPEGRKHLLPVFRKLSFVNLFNISEECDLNWTMFILQGAPTLKELCITVRDHLCEMTKGKRRYLHEFSEEKDKGLEWEPSALDFNHHSLAELCIYGFRAEDKFVRYARNIMEAAVNLVAVNLYKNPGCEKCKRRLPSGWTLTEMLLIRDKISKGMSSNVGVCFPS